Within the Balneolales bacterium ANBcel1 genome, the region GTACCGGTCGTGCTCTACATTGATCATGATGCTCATGTCGAGTACCAGCTCCCGGTCACGGCGCGACAGCCGCTGCATGCTCTCCCTCAATTCGAAACTGCCCAGCGCGGTAATCGGCACACGCGCGTCATCCAGCTGAAGCAGCTCCAGGGCAAACATATCCTCCCGGTTTTCAAAACGGTCCCGGACATTGCGGATCTCAATAGGGATTTCCCGCCCCTGCTCCAGGTAGTATCCGCCGCGACTGCCACGCGCCTGGGTGCCAAACGCGCTTGCCACCTGCATGGTACGCACATCCAGCCGGGCAATCCGCTCGCGGTCCGGGTGGAATTCAAACTCCGGACCGGGCCGCGATCTCGGATTGGAGACCGACATCACCTCCGGCTCCCGAATCAGGCGTTCTTCAATCCGGTAGGACAGTTCTCGAAGTCTTTCCATATCAGGGCCGTACAGCGTTACCTGGAGCCCGCGGGGACCCCATCGGCCGCCTCGCATGCCGCCCGGCCCCGATCCCGCGACCGATATGTCCAGCTCTACACCGGGGTCCTCAAACCGATCGGTCACCTCGGCGATAACATCATCGGTGGTTTTTCTTCGCTCGCGCTGATCCACCAGCAACACCTTGATCTCCCCGATATTGCTTTGTGTGGACCATCGCTGCCGCCCGATACTTGTTATGACGGTTCGTACTTCGGGCATTTCCAGCAGATCGTCGGAATAATTGCGGAGCAGTTCTGCGGTGGATGTCAATTGGGTGCCGGCCGGCAGATCAACACGCATATCGAATTCGCCCGTATCGCTTTCCGGGAAAAACTCACCGGGGATGGTCCGGAACAGGAACAGCGAGCCTCCGATCACCAGAAGCACAAACATGGCCACCACGTACTTCCGCCGCAGGATCCAGAACAGGATTTTTCCATAGTTTTTTTCGACCAGGTGGATGAGTTTGAACATCCCCTTGCGCCGTGTGAACTGCTCGGGCCGTAACACCAGAGATGCCAGCACCGGTATGAGAATGATTGCAGCCAGGAAAGAGCTGGTGATGGCGATTGATATTGTCAGTGCCAGATCGCGGGTGATGGTTCCGGTGACTCCGGTAACCCCGAGAATCGGAACAAAAACGGCCAGAGTGGTTAGTGTGGAGCCTAGCAACGCTCCGGCCACTTCATTGGTGCCCTCCAGGGCGGCGCGGAATCGATTCTGCCCCTGGACCAGTCGGTTGGCAATACTTTCGGTGACCACAATGGAGTTGTCCACAAGCAGCCCGATTGCCAGCGCCAATCCCGTTATGGAGATGATGTTCAGGGTGATGCCCACCGCATACATGGCGGCGAACGTGGCGGTAATTGAAACAGGAATGCTCATCGCAACTACCAGGGCCACACGCCATCCGCCCATAAACAACAGCAGAATAAAAATTACTACGGTAAGCGCAATGACAGCCGATTGTGCCAGGTTGTTGATGGATTCCTCGATGAAATCTCCTTCGTTGCTAAGCACCTGCATGGTAACACTGGCGGGCAGCACTTCACCCATACCCTGCATTTCATCAATAACCGCATGGGCCACATCGAGAGTGTTAGCATCGGACTGTTTCTGTATCTGTACCGTTACGCTGTTTTTGCCGTTGACCTCCTCGATTGAGTTGATGTCCGCGAAGGTGTTTTCCACCCGGGCAACATCGGAAACGCGGATGAGCGCACCGTCATCGCCGTTCCTGACAATCGTCTGCGAGATCTCCTCCAGCGACCGGAACATCGATTCGGCCCGGATGCTGTAACTGACGCGGTCGGCGACCAGGTTACCGATCGGCTGGTTGACATTATTGTCCTGGATGGCGGATACGACATCAGACGGCACCACCCGGTGGCGGCTCATGGCGGCGGGATCGAGACTGACAAAAAAGCTGCGTTCGAGTCCGCCTTGCGTTTCGGCCGACGCGACTCCGCGCAATCGTTCAAATCTCGGCTCAATCAACTCGGCCGACAGCTGCCGCAATTCATCGAGACCCAATACCGGCGATTCCACGCTGATTTGGATGATCGGGGCGCTTTCCGGATCGAACTGAAAGATCACCGGCTCATTGGCCTCGGTAGGCAGCTGAGGCCGCACCCGGTCCATGGCCTCCCGCAACTTCATCTCCGTGTACTGGACATCGGCACCGGGCTTCAGGCTCAGAATCAGAAACGCTCCGCCGCGCCGCACATTCGACTCCAGCTGGTCGATGCCCTCCACCCCCATAATGGCGCCTTCGATGGGCTCTACAACGAGCCGTGACATATCGTCGGGCGCCACGTTGGCGTAGTTCACCGAAACCGCGAGCACGGGGATGTTGAACTGCGGCATCAGCGTGATTTTCAGATTCGCCAGCGAAAACAGGCCGAACCCCACCACGAGCAGCGACATCATGAAGACCGTGACCGGCCGCTTCAGTATTCGTTCTGTGATAGTAATCTTTTTCATCGGTCTGTCGGGTGGTACCGGGCGCCCTCAATGGCGATTCCGGCTACTTATCGGGTTTGGTATCGTTGGTCGGTTGACCTCGGTGCGCGGTTTACCGGTAATGCTGACGCCGGCTCCGCATGCTGATGCTGTTGTTGGTCAAGCGTGTTGATGCTGTCATATGTTCCGCGTGTTCAGGCTGCTGTCGGATCCGGATTTCAATCGTTGTTTGGTTTTCGGTGTGATGGCTTTTCGGTTTCATCCTTCCTGCACGAGCGGATCTTCCTTGCGCAAACCGGTGAAGCCGGCTTTTTCGGCCATACGGTTAACGAGATTGTACATGCACGGTACTGCAAAAAGCATGAGCAGGGTCGACATGGCCAGCCCGCCGATCACGGTTCGTGCCATCGGGCTCCAGGTTTCCGACCCGGCGCCAAGCTGCAGCGCCAGCGGGGTCATGGCCAGAATCGTGGTGAGGGCGGTCATCAGAATCGGGCGAAGCCTGCGCGAGGCACCGTTAACGATCGCCTGATGCCGCTCCTGACCGCGAGCCTGCAGGATTTTGATATAGTCGATCATAACAATGCCGTTGTTGACCACGATGCCGGTAAGCAGAACCAATCCGACCATGGCGGTTACACTTACCGGAGTGCCGGTGGCCCAGAGCATGAGCAGCACGCCGGTGAGGGCCAGGGGGATGGTGACGATAATAATCAGCGGTTCAAGCAGACTTTCGAACTGGGACGCCATCACCATGTAGGTCAGTACACCCGCCACAATGAAAGCGATCATGAGGTAGAAAAACGAACGCTGCTGATCTTCGGCGGCGCCCCCCACTTCATAGCGGTACCCTTCGGGCCATTGCAGGGTGTTGAGTGCGTCGCGCGTGCGCTGCGTGGCGGTTTGCAGATCAATGCCGCCCAGGTCGGCGTTGACTTCAACCATGCGTTCCTGGTTGATGCGGTGGATGCTGGCCGGACCGGTTACGCGCTCGATGCGGGCGAGGTTCTTCAGGGGCATCCAGTCGCCCTGCGGGGTGCGGATCTGGATCTCATCCACCATGCCGGAATGTGCACGGTCGAACGGGTCAAGCTGCACCAGTACTTCAAACTCAATGCCCTGATCCACAAATGTGGTGGCGAGGTTGCCGCGAACCGCGTCACTCACGGCGCTGGTCACCTGAGCGGTAGTCATACCAACGCGCGCAATCCGTTCTCGGTCCATGATGAGGCGCAGTTCGGGTCGCCCCTGGTCAGCGGTGCTGAACAGGCCGGTGATACCTTCGATGCCGCGCATCCGCTGCATGGCTGCGTATGCCAGGTCTTCGCGAACCTCCGGGTCGAATCCGTATATTTGAACAATCAGGCCGGTTTCACCATCCGGACTGAGCGGATCTTCCCGCAACTCCCGGATGTTGGCGGCGGGTACTTCCATCAGGGCCTCCAGCAGCGAAGCGGTGATTTGGAACTGGCTGCGCGACCGATCCTGAACCGGAACCAGTTCAATACGCACCACTCCCTGATTACCGCCGGGGTTGTCGGCCCCTTCGATGCCGATTTTGTCGCCATAGTCCGAAACCACAAGCCGGGTTTCGGGTACTTCACGGGCGATGACCTCCTCAACCTGACGAATGGTTCGCTCAAGCTCGAACAGGTTGACACCCGGTTCACGCTGGACCTCAAGCACGATCCTGTTTTCATCGACTTCCGGAAAAAATTCACCGCCAAGCTGGTAAAAAATCGGGAGCGATATCAACAGGAGAAGGAAGGCGAACAGCACTGTTAGTCCGCTGCGGTGAAGAACGTTGTCGATGGTCTGGCGGTAGCCGTTCTCGACCCTGTCGAATCCTCGCCCAAGTGCCGGAGCCACATTTTGGGCAAAAAACGTACCTATCAGATGGAACAGCCATGCCAGTGCGCGGTACACCGGATACACCGGCAGGAACACCAGAAAAACCGGAATGCTGAGAATGCGGGTGGTGATGGACCTTCGGCGCCACTCCAGCAGACGCCGGAGCGCGGACGGATTGCGATCTGCGCCGGAGATCTGTTGCGTACCAGGGGAAGTCTGCTTGTCGGTGGATGATTCGCGCTCAGAGCCGGCGTCCGATTCCGAAGCTTCCGCCTCTTTCCGCCGCTGCTCCCATCCGAAAAAACGGGAAGCCATAACGGGGATGAGGGTCAGTGCCACCAGCACCGAAACAATCAGCGCGAACGAAACGGTAAGGGCCAGATCACGGAACAGCAGACCGGCGATGCCCGGCACAAAAAGGACCGGGAGAAAAACAACGAGGGTGGTCAGCGTGGACATCACCACCGGACCGGATACTTCCCTGGCTCCCTGCATCGCCGCATCCCTGCCGCTCTCCCCATCCTCGCGGAACCGGAAGATGTTCTCCAGTACCACCACGGCGTTGTCCACAACAAGGCCGACGGCCAGGGTGAGTCCCGACAGCGAAATGATATTCATGCTCACATCCGCCCAGTGCATAATGCTGAAGGTCGCGATGATCGACACGGGGATGGAGATGGCCACAATGAGCGATGAGCGGCCGCTGCGCAGAAAAAGCAGCAGCATCAGCATTACCAGGAACACGGCCTGCAGGCCGGTCAGAATCAGGTTGCGGATGGACATCTCGATGAAATCGGCCTGGTTGGTGAGCACATCCAGCTGAACGCCGGATGGCAGGATGGCGCGAAGGTCATCCAGGGAGCCCATCACTCCGCCGGCCGCCATCACCACATTGCTGTCGCTTTGGCGGTACACATTGAGGATGACACCGTCGTTGCCCTGAACACGCACGTTGCCGATAGGCTGGGCGATGCCGTCTTCCACCCGGGCGACATCCCTCAGGTACACGGGGTTGCCCTCGTTGGTGCCGACGATGGCACTGCGGATCTGGTCGATATTCCGGAAATCTCCAACCGTTCTGAGCGAGTAAGTGGTTTCGCCCTCTTCGAGCTGGCCGGCCGGTACCTGGATATTCTCGTCGCGCAGTGTTGCTGCGATATCGGAGATACTGAGGTTGTAGGCACGCATATCGGCATTGCGCAACCGAATGTTGATCTGCCGCTCGTAACCGCCAGCGGTGGCGGCGGAGGCGACACCACTGATCCGCTCAATGCGCTGTTCCAGCTGCTGGGTGGCGATGGTGCGCAACTCCCTGGGGCTGCGGGTCTGACTGGTGAGGGTGAGCACCACCACCGGCTCGTCGTTGGGGTCGTAGGAAAAAACAACGGGCTGTTCGGCATCCCGGGGAAGTGTTCGGCGGATCATATCGAGCTGCTTGCGCACCTCGGTTTCAGCAAAAAACAGATCGGTGCCCCAGTCGAAGTTGAGGCGAACGACCGATGCTCCCTGGCTGGACTGCGACCGTACCCGCTGGATGCCCGAAACACTGCCGACGGTCTCTTCGATGGGCCGGGTAATGAGGGTTTCGATATCTTCCGGA harbors:
- a CDS encoding efflux RND transporter permease subunit, whose translation is MKKITITERILKRPVTVFMMSLLVVGFGLFSLANLKITLMPQFNIPVLAVSVNYANVAPDDMSRLVVEPIEGAIMGVEGIDQLESNVRRGGAFLILSLKPGADVQYTEMKLREAMDRVRPQLPTEANEPVIFQFDPESAPIIQISVESPVLGLDELRQLSAELIEPRFERLRGVASAETQGGLERSFFVSLDPAAMSRHRVVPSDVVSAIQDNNVNQPIGNLVADRVSYSIRAESMFRSLEEISQTIVRNGDDGALIRVSDVARVENTFADINSIEEVNGKNSVTVQIQKQSDANTLDVAHAVIDEMQGMGEVLPASVTMQVLSNEGDFIEESINNLAQSAVIALTVVIFILLLFMGGWRVALVVAMSIPVSITATFAAMYAVGITLNIISITGLALAIGLLVDNSIVVTESIANRLVQGQNRFRAALEGTNEVAGALLGSTLTTLAVFVPILGVTGVTGTITRDLALTISIAITSSFLAAIILIPVLASLVLRPEQFTRRKGMFKLIHLVEKNYGKILFWILRRKYVVAMFVLLVIGGSLFLFRTIPGEFFPESDTGEFDMRVDLPAGTQLTSTAELLRNYSDDLLEMPEVRTVITSIGRQRWSTQSNIGEIKVLLVDQRERRKTTDDVIAEVTDRFEDPGVELDISVAGSGPGGMRGGRWGPRGLQVTLYGPDMERLRELSYRIEERLIREPEVMSVSNPRSRPGPEFEFHPDRERIARLDVRTMQVASAFGTQARGSRGGYYLEQGREIPIEIRNVRDRFENREDMFALELLQLDDARVPITALGSFELRESMQRLSRRDRELVLDMSIMINVEHDRYRSVVDDIITNEIVLPDGYRYDFSGRSRFQDDSAREMGIAFIFALLLTYMVMASLFENFRDPFIIMFTVPLAFFGSLVFLFVTGTPLSVPAYIGIVILVGIVVNNGIVLVDYIHQSTGRKLAGSGSGPVSDQSLIPDRAYLIAFLQACKRRMRPILLTAMTTIFSMIPLALELGVGAETWSPLAKSVIGGLAFATLLTLFVVPAIVIGISKERRDLFKKGISLTK
- a CDS encoding efflux RND transporter permease subunit, which codes for MKNLSRLAVNRPVTFLMASLILIGFGIFGLMNLRLNLYPDVSFPTVTVYTTYEGVAPEDIETLITRPIEETVGSVSGIQRVRSQSSQGASVVRLNFDWGTDLFFAETEVRKQLDMIRRTLPRDAEQPVVFSYDPNDEPVVVLTLTSQTRSPRELRTIATQQLEQRIERISGVASAATAGGYERQINIRLRNADMRAYNLSISDIAATLRDENIQVPAGQLEEGETTYSLRTVGDFRNIDQIRSAIVGTNEGNPVYLRDVARVEDGIAQPIGNVRVQGNDGVILNVYRQSDSNVVMAAGGVMGSLDDLRAILPSGVQLDVLTNQADFIEMSIRNLILTGLQAVFLVMLMLLLFLRSGRSSLIVAISIPVSIIATFSIMHWADVSMNIISLSGLTLAVGLVVDNAVVVLENIFRFREDGESGRDAAMQGAREVSGPVVMSTLTTLVVFLPVLFVPGIAGLLFRDLALTVSFALIVSVLVALTLIPVMASRFFGWEQRRKEAEASESDAGSERESSTDKQTSPGTQQISGADRNPSALRRLLEWRRRSITTRILSIPVFLVFLPVYPVYRALAWLFHLIGTFFAQNVAPALGRGFDRVENGYRQTIDNVLHRSGLTVLFAFLLLLISLPIFYQLGGEFFPEVDENRIVLEVQREPGVNLFELERTIRQVEEVIAREVPETRLVVSDYGDKIGIEGADNPGGNQGVVRIELVPVQDRSRSQFQITASLLEALMEVPAANIRELREDPLSPDGETGLIVQIYGFDPEVREDLAYAAMQRMRGIEGITGLFSTADQGRPELRLIMDRERIARVGMTTAQVTSAVSDAVRGNLATTFVDQGIEFEVLVQLDPFDRAHSGMVDEIQIRTPQGDWMPLKNLARIERVTGPASIHRINQERMVEVNADLGGIDLQTATQRTRDALNTLQWPEGYRYEVGGAAEDQQRSFFYLMIAFIVAGVLTYMVMASQFESLLEPLIIIVTIPLALTGVLLMLWATGTPVSVTAMVGLVLLTGIVVNNGIVMIDYIKILQARGQERHQAIVNGASRRLRPILMTALTTILAMTPLALQLGAGSETWSPMARTVIGGLAMSTLLMLFAVPCMYNLVNRMAEKAGFTGLRKEDPLVQEG